One Candidatus Zixiibacteriota bacterium genomic window, AGTTGACAGTGCCGCACAATTGCCGGTATCAGAAGCTTATTGGGGACCGGACGAGTGCCATCGGAGGTGACAATGACGACCGTATCATCGGATGCTACTATCTGACGTAACGGCGCCGAATTTACAGGGGAATTGACCGCTTCCTTGAATCTGCTTTCAAAATCGAGAATCGCAGTTTCATTTCCCCCCTGAATTATCTCCCAGTCAGCAATATCGGGGTCAAGGGGCAATTCAATCTTGCCGCGGCCATAGGCGATAGATACTGATGACTGCCTCGGTTGGGGCATACGCCAATCAATCAGTTAAAGAGCGTGATAAGAACCGCAATCCAAACTATGGCAATGGCTACAATGCCGGCCGGCTTGTCTTTTCCTGCCATCAGGGCAATCGCGGAAAAAAGAAGCGCCGCCCCCAGACGAACCGTAAGACGGCTTAGCGCCCTGACGCCGAGAGCATCAGCCAGAAGCATGCCTCCGGCAATAAATAATGAAATATAGACCAGCCACAAGAGATTGCCTTTGCCGTTCGCACCGGTTTCGCTACTCATATTCTTTCAAAAACCTTTCTATCCCTTTCTGAATTGCCGTGGCGACCTTCTTTTGAAATTCCGGGTTCTTAAGAAGCGCCTCCTGTTCCGGCAAGATAATAAAAGCGGTCTCTACCAGCACAGCCGGATATTGGGTGGGACGAGCTACCGCCAGATTGCCGTGATAGGTCCCAAAATCTTTCAGCCCAGTTGCGGCGCGGAGTTCCCGTTGAATATTCCGCGCCAGACCCAGGGAATGCGGATGATAATAATAAGTGGAAACGCCGTTATTCACAAAAGGATTAAGCCCGTCCGGCAAGGCATTATTATGGATGGAAATGAACAGGTCCGCCCCGTATCGCTTTGCGATTGAGGGGCGCTCATAAAGCGGAATATGGGACATATCATCGCGGGTCATGATTACTCTTGCCCCTTTTGCGGAAAGTCTATCCCGCAGGGCGCTGGCAATCGCCAGGTTGGCTTCTGATTCCTTCAGACCGGTAGGACCAACCGCTCCCGGGTCTGCCGCATGCCCCGGGTCGATGACTATAACCAGATTCTTTACTTTCCTTACATTTTTAGGTGGTTTGCGCAGCTTCAATCGAAAAATATTCCCTTCGTAGTCGGCATCATATCCCCAGATAGAGTGATTGGTCCTTATAGTCAGGCGAAACAGCTCCGGCTCCACCTGCCGCCAGGTGATTATTCTAATCAGGTCATCCTCGGAATCGTACCGAATCCAGTCGGTATCGGTGTTGACCCCGAACAGGTCGATGGTCAGCGTCTTATTATCTTCCTCGACGATTCGGAAAGGATGCCTCGCCGCCAGGGGGACTATGACAGTGACATCGTTATCGGACACGATTGTGCGCACCGTCTTGGGATATGATATCACCGGAGGACGACTCTTTTCCAAGAATCTGACTGACCCCTTGTTAACCCATCCGATTTCGGAAGGCGAAAGTCGAAGTTTCAGCCAATCACCCTCATATCCAGTCGCCTGCGCCAGAACACCGCGCGGTTGGAAAATCGTTATGTACCCTTTGCCGGGACCTATCCTGATAGTCTGTACAGAGTCTTTGAATTCAACCATCGATGGATATTCCGTTGGATTGAAACGGACAAAAATCCCGGAACTGTCAGATTTCGCGGCTGATTCATATCGCAAAA contains:
- a CDS encoding N-acetylmuramoyl-L-alanine amidase, translating into MPNLIEKLLILVAAVAVMSAPAGAVPPKVNVVYPRLGDTLTTVDSTFILGSVTPGATLWINGSRTAVHEEGGFIAFLPVFPGAFNFELMAISGDDTLVLLWPIYIRPHLEFSYDSLTIIKSQPGLTLGLRNGEILSVEFMGTPGCIASFSLPGIADSVPMAEILPVANSSQANSAFGTLAANSPKRFGGHYQGYMEVPETVLDDSLPVMFHLRAPTLAELVEILKKRPVENIDFAMLNLLRYESAAKSDSSGIFVRFNPTEYPSMVEFKDSVQTIRIGPGKGYITIFQPRGVLAQATGYEGDWLKLRLSPSEIGWVNKGSVRFLEKSRPPVISYPKTVRTIVSDNDVTVIVPLAARHPFRIVEEDNKTLTIDLFGVNTDTDWIRYDSEDDLIRIITWRQVEPELFRLTIRTNHSIWGYDADYEGNIFRLKLRKPPKNVRKVKNLVIVIDPGHAADPGAVGPTGLKESEANLAIASALRDRLSAKGARVIMTRDDMSHIPLYERPSIAKRYGADLFISIHNNALPDGLNPFVNNGVSTYYYHPHSLGLARNIQRELRAATGLKDFGTYHGNLAVARPTQYPAVLVETAFIILPEQEALLKNPEFQKKVATAIQKGIERFLKEYE